The following coding sequences are from one Ornithodoros turicata isolate Travis chromosome 1, ASM3712646v1, whole genome shotgun sequence window:
- the LOC135383365 gene encoding zinc finger BED domain-containing protein 4-like, with translation MQGGLKDAHFIAKGLHSYSIVEENGFLDLIAAAAPEYVVPSTTTFSRSVITILYEEEVRRVKYELKSHFNGGTECYSITTDGWTSRSGDSYLSLTCHILDGNFAIHNYTLACRCMPLGHSADNIRNFLKDVIAQWDLPESVPVFMLTDNARNFVAAIPQCGSWTSIPCFAHTLQLSIEDAKKQTAGFNDMCGKARSLVGHYKRSAQARHRLQQIQETMGTKPLE, from the coding sequence ATGCAAGGAGGCTTAAAGGATGCGCATTTTATTGCGAAAGGTCTTCATTCTTACTCTATCGTCGAAGAAAACGGATTTCTGGATCTCATCGCGGCTGCAGCTCCCGAGTACGTCGTCCCAAGCACAACAACATTTTCCCGATCCGTAATTACGATCTTGTACGAAGAGGAAGTGCGACGAGTAAAATATGAACTGAAGAGTCATTTCAACGGTGGGACTGAATGTTATTCAATCACCACAGACGGCTGGACGTCCCGCAGTGGGGACAGTTACCTGTCACTGACATGTCATATCCTGGACGGTAACTTCGCAATTCACAACTACACTTTGGCGTGCAGGTGCATGCCCCTCGGTCACAGTGCTGACAACATACGCAACTTCCTAAAGGACGTCATTGCACAGTGGGATTTGCCAGAGAGTGTGCCTGTTTTCATGCTGACCGACAATGCGCGAAACTTTGTTGCCGCCATCCCGCAATGTGGATCGTGGACCAGCATACCTTGTTTTGCCCACACTCTGCAACTCAGCATCGAGGACGCGAAAAAACAAACGGCTGGCTTCAACGATATGTGTGGCAAGGCCAGATCTCTGGTTGGCCATTACAAGCGTAGTGCACAGGCACGACATCGCTTGCAACAAATCCAAGAAACTATGGGCACTAAGCCACTGGAGTGA